GCGAGCCAGCCATTCCATCCGCGCCTCTTCGCAAGGCAGATAATGGCGCAGTGGGTAGCCGCGTTCGTGAATTTCGATGGCGCTGGTGGTCTCGGCGAGAAGCGTGTCACCGAGCTTTACCTGCACCCGGCGATTGTGAGGATGCAGTACAATGCGAGGCTTGACGGAGTCATTGGCCATGGTCCTTCCCTGCGCGTAAAGTTTGTGTGTTTGTTGTATTTATATTGCCATTTGTAACGATGCTAGCACAGAAGAGGGTTAGTTCCATGCTTTGGATCTTGAATTCAACCATAAGCGCAGCACCAGCGGTGTTTAGGGCTCCTAAACACTCCCAGGGACACCTGTGCCGGTGTCCGATAGCCGAGACGCTTTCGAGGACGGTCATTCAGTTTCCTCACCATTTGTCGCAACTCGGCAGTTGATCTGCCGGACATTGATGCCCATCATCTGACAGGCCTTGGCCAGCCGAGCACCGTCACGCTGGACGTCTTGCACCAGTGTCACGATGCGCTGGCGATCCGGGAGGCTGATCAGTCGTTCTCGTCGCTGTTCGTGCCCCAGATCAACTGTCAATGCTGATGAGAATCATTACAGTTTAAATAGGGTGGCTAATCGTCACTGTTTCCTTCACCCCTGCAGATACTGTCCTGGCAGCCGCTGTGCCAGAAACTCCATGAACAACCGGGTGCGCTGGGAAAGTATGGCCTGGCGATAATAGACAGCGTTGATGGGCTGGGTCTGGAACTCGACATGCTGAGGTAATACCTCGACCAACGCCCCTTTCCGGCGGAGGGAAAGCGTCATGAAGTCGGCGAGGCAGGCGATGCCTTCGCCAGCGGTCGTGAGTTCCAGCAGCGTGGTGCCGCTTGAGGCCGCCAGTGTCGGCGTGATGTGCAGATATTTGCCATCGGCGCGGCGTAGGGGCCAGCGGTTGAGATGGTCGAGCTGGCTGAAGCCAAGCAGGCTGTGATGCCCAAGCGCCTCGACGCTGTGCGGTACGCCGTGGCACTCGAGGTAGCGGGGGCTGGCCAGGATGCGCAGCGGACTTTGGCCCAGTGGCCGGGCATGGAGCGAGGAGTCCTCCAGTTCACCGATGCGGATGGCGAGGTCGACGCGCTGTTCGAGTAGGTCGACAAAGCGGTCGTGGGTGTCGAGCTCCAACGTGATGCCAGGATAGAGGGCGCGGAACTCGCCGATCACCGGTGCGATGACGAACTGCATGAAGCTCGGGGCGGCATTGATCCTGAGCCTACCCTGCGGCTGGTCGTGACGGTCGAGGATCGACTCCTCCGCCATTTCCACGGCGGAAAGAATATGGCGGCAGTGGCCAAGAAACGTCTCGCCCTCCTCGGTGAGTTCCAAGCGGCGCGTGGTCCGGCGCAGCAAGGTCGCGCCGAGCTTCCGCTCCAGACGGTTGAGCGCACGGCTGACGCCGGAGACGGTGATGCCGAGCCGTTCTGCGGCACCGGTGATCGAGCCACAGTCGACCACGGTGACAAACGCTTGCTGCTCTTCGAGGGTGCTTTTCATAGTCTCTTCATGCGGATTTGCACTGTTTTAGATGCGGGATTAAATAGGCACTGTTGATTTTAAGTCAAAAGTGTCTTGTTCTGATCTCGGTTTTTCTTCTTCTTCTCGACTCCCACAATACGTCTCACCGGATCCCTGCCTATGACGTGAGGGCAGGCCATGACGACTATTCAAGAGGTTTGATGAATGAGGATTCTGCTGATCAATGGCGGCAAGGCGTTTGCTCACTCTGGTGGTGAGCTCAACAATACCCTTCACGGTGTTGCACTCGAAACCCTGAGTGAGCTGGGCCACGAGGTGCGTGAGACGGTGATCGAGCGTGGTTACGATGCAGAGGCAGAGGTGCAGCGTTATATATGGGCCGAAGCGATTATCTATCAGATGCCAGGCTGGTGGATGGGCGCCCCCTGGACCGTCAAGCGCTACATCGATGAGGTTTTTACCGCTGGGCACGGTTCGCTCTATGCCAGCGATGGGCGTTCGCGCCAAGACCCGACCAAGCAGTACGGTAGTGGTGGTTTGCTGCAGGGGCGGCGCTACATGCTTTCGCTCACCTGGAACGCGCCGCTGGAAGCCTTCGAGGAGGCGGGCAACTTCTTCGAGGGGCGTGGCGTGGATGGCGTCTACTTCCCGTTTCACAAGTCCCAGGCGTTCGTGGGCTTGGCAGCACTGCCCACGTTCATTGCCACCGATGTGATCAAGGCACCTGAGGTACAGCGCGACAAGATCGCTTACCGTAAGCACCTGATGCGGCTCTTTGGCTAGGCAAGACGATTCACGCTTCGCGACTGCATACCCGCGCTTCCACTCGTTGGTATCGGTAAGCCCAATACAACCCGACTGTCAGGTAGCAT
This DNA window, taken from Halomonas sp. TA22, encodes the following:
- a CDS encoding DUF427 domain-containing protein produces the protein MANDSVKPRIVLHPHNRRVQVKLGDTLLAETTSAIEIHERGYPLRHYLPCEEARMEWLARSHKVIRYFYKWRIQEHMLTQVLYAGPLWIVTGYFLPFISIISFSKPPFMQLPP
- a CDS encoding LysR family transcriptional regulator, encoding MKSTLEEQQAFVTVVDCGSITGAAERLGITVSGVSRALNRLERKLGATLLRRTTRRLELTEEGETFLGHCRHILSAVEMAEESILDRHDQPQGRLRINAAPSFMQFVIAPVIGEFRALYPGITLELDTHDRFVDLLEQRVDLAIRIGELEDSSLHARPLGQSPLRILASPRYLECHGVPHSVEALGHHSLLGFSQLDHLNRWPLRRADGKYLHITPTLAASSGTTLLELTTAGEGIACLADFMTLSLRRKGALVEVLPQHVEFQTQPINAVYYRQAILSQRTRLFMEFLAQRLPGQYLQG
- a CDS encoding NAD(P)H-dependent oxidoreductase is translated as MRILLINGGKAFAHSGGELNNTLHGVALETLSELGHEVRETVIERGYDAEAEVQRYIWAEAIIYQMPGWWMGAPWTVKRYIDEVFTAGHGSLYASDGRSRQDPTKQYGSGGLLQGRRYMLSLTWNAPLEAFEEAGNFFEGRGVDGVYFPFHKSQAFVGLAALPTFIATDVIKAPEVQRDKIAYRKHLMRLFG